The genomic DNA tgATTTTGATAATTCTAATATATTAAATGGTAGTATCTACTATACGTTTATCGCAGACGTCATAGAAAGAAACAAAccttataaaagaaaataaatatcgtAAGCTTTGACGTGTTAATTAAATACCATTCGAGTAGTTGTTAATACTTatcttaattaaataatgaCGGGAAACGTTTCATAAGAGGCGATacttaaaagattatattagtAATTGAAAATCTATGGATTGGCGTGCGTTATCAATTGAAATCTTcacatataaaaattaaatatcttgttaatCCTTATCGATGAGATTTGCGGCTTCTGTAAGTATATAAAGAGATTCGTACTGCTTTCATCATCTAGTTAACCCTTTCTCGTCATCATGCAAGCTCTGAGCATCCCTCTTCTGGTCTGTCTCGCTGCTGTCGCATTTGGTAAgtactaataattaaaaaaagaaagttttgaaaaagaaaatttgactttacttttaaatcaaattaagGTCTGATGATGAGAGTTGTTAATTAAGACCTTCtatttcttttattctattttctatcattaaatctatatttaaaaaaatatttttttgaaatttccgattcgtaattttgaaatttaataaattctctTCCAACGCAGGGTTCCCTGAAACCCAAATCGTCGGTGGCCGAGATGCGTCCCCCGGAATGTTCCCATACCAAGTTTCCCTTAGACAAAATGGAAGACACTTCTGTGGTGGATCTATCATCAGCAACCGACACATCCTTACTGCCGCACATTGCGTCCAAGGGTACATAACAGCGCAAGTTAACAACGAAAGAGTTGATGATTAATATCTCTGTGTTAACAAAATGCTTTTGTTCCATAGATTGAATAACCCAAAGATCGTTTCTATCCACGCTGGAACGAACCAATTGAATTCTGCTGGAACAACCTACGGAGTGGAAAGAATCGTCGCTCATTCCGGGTACAACGCAAATTCTCTCGTCAATGACGTAGCTCTGATTCGCGTCGACAGAAACATCGCCTTCAACAACTTGGTCAAAGCTGTTAAATTGGCCTCAAGCGGCTCTTACGATGGATCCAACAGTGTTTTGTCCGGATGGGGATTACTCCGAGTAAGTGTCACATTCTGATTACTTTAATGTAAAACGTTGACTGGAAGTTATTGACAATCATCACTGAGAATTTAAATATGAGCTGAGGAAAAGAATAATTCTAAAAATCATTCACGTTGAATTagtattgaaataaaatggTAACTGGAAGGTTTAATGTCAATTTCTTTATACAGGCTGGGGGCTCTCTACCGAACAACCTGCAATACATCAATTTGCGCATTCATAATCTGGCACAATGTAAACAGGTCCACAGAAATGTGGTAGATTCTCACATCTGTACTTTCACCAAATACGGCGAAGGAGCTTGCAACGTAAGTAGAAGTGtctcatttttcaaatacaacAAAATTCAGCATCATTCCGCTCGAGTTCACTTTGGAAATTTAAactctatctacattaaataCCGCCAAATTAATTGAATCTGAAAACTGCATTTTTTCGCCATCTACTGGCAGCTATGAATCTTGCAGTTTCCAAATGTGCCATCGGAAGGCACAGAAATTGAAGGTACTTAACCGGTAGTAGAGGACGCCACCATTCAATTCCGATCTgtatcaataatttaaaataacaaagaaaagaaattgattcCTAATCCtgctataattatataattttactataatgtttgtatttctttttatttgaatagAAACTTAATTTTGAGACACATTCCTAGAAAGAGAAAttaggaattaattaaaaatttagaatttctttgtacaaaaagagaaataatattGCAATTTGCATATGTAACTTAACGattatatttcttcttgtttcaGGGTGACTCTGGCGGTCCCCTCGTTGTCAACGGTGTGCAAGTCGGTGTTGTATCCTTTGGAATACCTTGCGGTGTTGGAAAACCAGATGTCTACACAAGAGTATCCTCTTTCGGATCCTGGATCAGGCAACAACAGACCTACCTTCAATACGGCGGAGAACAACCTGCGGAAACCATCTACATTGCTTAAACCTACGATTGATGAACTTTTCACAATCGGCATTAAAATTTGACAATAAAGGATTCTTACataacgataataattaatgaagACGAATTGGCTgttgtttatttatattcaaaattaaaatgtaatactaaaaataaagaatatataCACTAACCGAATTGAGGAACCTCTTTTTTCTTGTAAAACCtcttgtaaaataaaagaataatacaaattaaataaattgtaataaaataatagattCGAGTGAAGGTAGGTCATTATGGTGGCGGTTAAGCGGAACGTCTTGGTGACAGCACTGGAACCTTGTTGTCAAAAGTCAACGGTTTGTCCTAGAGGGGGGTCAAATTTAGTCAGTATGTTCGCGACCTTCGAGAAGTACGGATCGAACTCTCAATCACATACCGGTACGGGTTCCCAACCAAGATGTTCATGCatgtggtcacccatgtgtttCCTATGGTGTTTCCCATgcattttggaatatttatacggatttctTACTGTGTTTAATGGTGTAGACATTCTCGTGTTATTTTGCATGTGCATTgggatatttgcaaaattataattgtttgcatgaataaatttgaacacgttaattataatacaaatattaagaaaaaatgtatatcgttcaagaatcgtgattatTGCGTTACAGAAGGGTGCTTTGACCAAACTGAGGGTGTCATTTCTGTGACAAGCTGTTGATCACTTATGGGTCAATCAGGAATCAATCATAAGTCAAACACTGGGAGACGTTGCGA from Osmia lignaria lignaria isolate PbOS001 chromosome 15, iyOsmLign1, whole genome shotgun sequence includes the following:
- the LOC117600009 gene encoding chymotrypsin-1-like; this translates as MQALSIPLLVCLAAVAFGFPETQIVGGRDASPGMFPYQVSLRQNGRHFCGGSIISNRHILTAAHCVQGLNNPKIVSIHAGTNQLNSAGTTYGVERIVAHSGYNANSLVNDVALIRVDRNIAFNNLVKAVKLASSGSYDGSNSVLSGWGLLRAGGSLPNNLQYINLRIHNLAQCKQVHRNVVDSHICTFTKYGEGACNGDSGGPLVVNGVQVGVVSFGIPCGVGKPDVYTRVSSFGSWIRQQQTYLQYGGEQPAETIYIA